Proteins encoded together in one Musa acuminata AAA Group cultivar baxijiao chromosome BXJ3-6, Cavendish_Baxijiao_AAA, whole genome shotgun sequence window:
- the LOC103989121 gene encoding protein S40-1-like — protein sequence MEEFQEADVLWPDRDRDGDEDTEEWHAGLGAHRKASSPVRIPSRPRAVRSWTPGFAYAANCDDDDDDSDDNEGGRKSDTIPPHLIVARRVADKMAFSMCVGIGRTLKGRDLSQVRNSILRMTGFLER from the coding sequence ATGGAAGAATTCCAAGAGGCTGATGTATTGTGGCCCGACCGCGATCGAGACGGAGACGAGGATACCGAGGAGTGGCACGCCGGACTCGGAGCTCACCGGAAGGCGTCCAGCCCCGTCAGGATCCCTTCCAGGCCTCGAGCTGTTCGTTCTTGGACGCCGGGCTTCGCCTACGCTGCAAActgtgacgacgacgacgacgatagtGATGATAACGAGGGCGGCAGGAAAAGCGATACGATTCCGCCACACCTCATTGTGGCCCGGAGGGTTGCGGATAAGATGGCCTTCTCGATGTGCGTCGGCATCGGCAGGACGCTCAAGGGACGGGATCTCAGCCAAGTCCGGAACTCCATCCTGCGGATGACTGGATTCCTGGAGAGATGA
- the LOC135640251 gene encoding protodermal factor 1-like encodes MGSMGSEKKMKALVMWFLLIWYVSQQAVITPAMSRSLEGGTADEKNYYPPDPHGGNSNGTPCTTPPSTHGSPPSTHGTPLPPSPGGGGHYNPPSTPAITTPLSPPVPLAPPAPPYQVIPTPPATPMDPDPNTPPFSCDYWRTHPTAIWALLGFWCPLSQIFGMPAASFFGSNPSLVEAMSEARSDGIGALYREGTASFLNSLVDRDFFFTTQQVRDAVNAAVVSDEGAAAQAELFKKANKGHLKHH; translated from the exons ATGGGGAGCATGGGGAGCGAGAAGAAAATGAAGGCTCTTGTGATGTGGTTTCTATTGATATGGTATGTTTCTCAGCAAGCTGTCATCACTCCGGCAATGAGTAGGAGCCTCGAAGGTGGCACAGCTGACGAGAAGAACTACTACCCTCCTGACCCTCACGGAGGGA ATTCGAATGGGACTCCATGCACGACGCCGCCGTCGACGCATGGTTCGCCGCCGTCGACGCATGGTACGCCACTGCCTCCGTCTCCTGGTGGTGGTGGTCACTACAACCCACCTTCCACACCGGCCATCACCACCCCTCTCTCTCCTCCGGTGCCTCTCGCCCCGCCTGCACCGCCATACCAAGTGATCCCCACTCCTCCGGCGACGCCCATGGACCCCGATCCCAACACCCCACCCTTCTCTTGCGA CTACTGGAGAACTCATCCTACAGCGATCTGGGCTTTGCTCGGGTTCTGGTGCCCTCTCAGCCAAATCTTCGGCATGCCGGCCGCCTCATTCTTCGGGAGCAACCCCAGTTTAGTGGAGGCAATGTCGGAAGCCCGCTCCGACGGGATCGGAGCTCTGTACCGAGAGGGGACGGCGTCGTTCCTCAACTCGCTGGTGGACAGAGACTTCTTCTTCACCACGCAGCAAGTGAGGGATGCAGTAAACGCCGCGGTTGTCTCAGACGAGGGCGCCGCCGCCCAAGCCGAGCTCTTCAAGAAGGCCAACAAGGGCCACCTCAAGCACCATTAG
- the LOC135640050 gene encoding early nodulin-like protein 3, protein MEASKGFVGWLLLAEVLLGLLVDSTGAYVFYAGGRDGWVLHPSESYHDWAGRNRFQVNDTIVFRYKKGSDSVLVVTKQDYDACDVSKPIQKLDGGDSVFKIDRSGPFYFISGAPGKCSQGQKLVVVVMAVRQPPSEPSVPSPASPPHIPPSPTPAASPSPSASSPKPSTRPPTPPPSAHAPASPPSTAPAAGGFAPAPAPSGPAADSTTSSSSSLNAFKMPTVLTVLVMLGASFLA, encoded by the exons ATGGAGGCTTCTAAAGGCTTCGTTGGTTGGCTCCTCCTAGCTGAGGTTTTGTTGGGGTTGTTGGTGGATTCGACTGGGGCTTACGTCTTCTATGCTGGAGGGAGGGATGGCTGGGTGCTGCATCCTTCTGAGAGTTACCATGATTGGGCCGGGAGGAATAGGTTTCAGGTCAATGACACCATCG TGTTCAGGTACAAGAAAGGGAGTGACTCGGTTCTGGTGGTGACGAAGCAGGATTATGATGCGTGCGACGTGAGCAAACCGATCCAGAAGCTTGATGGAGGCGATTCCGTGTTCAAGATCGATCGGTCGGGACCTTTCTACTTCATCAGCGGCGCGCCAGGAAAGTGCAGCCAGGGCCAGAAGCTGGTGGTGGTCGTCATGGCTGTGAGACAGCCTCCTTCCGAGCCCTCTGTTCCCTCTCCTGCTTCACCACCACACATCCCTCCATCGCCAACTCCGGCCGCTTCTCCTTCCCCTTCCGCTTCATCCCCAAAGCCCAGCACCCGTCCTCCGACTCCGCCACCATCAGCACACGCCCCTGCTTCACCACCATCCACAGCTCCCGCTGCAGGTGGGTTCGCTCCGGCGCCAGCTCCCTCCGGACCAGCCGCCGACagtaccacctcctcctcctcctccttgaatGCGTTCAAGATGCCCACGGTACTGACAGTGCTCGTGATGCTCGGTGCGTCCTTCCTCGCCTAA
- the LOC135641209 gene encoding uncharacterized protein LOC135641209, whose product MEEERSSWVLRAKYSHTPHHRTSSDPDVVLLPDPKESNSDTACLLSGRSSVRSGSDPSRSLKNSSAESSAKISANGSSSQPDDGDRLDLKKAENRSARCSDFSFYPEGVPSRSIVVATSKFPVSHQKAGSLNSTMGAASSGRVKPDANSRSSSQPDDGDRLDLKKAESRSARCSDFSFYPEGVPSRSIVVATSKFPVSHQKAGSLNSTMGAASSGRVKPDANSRSSSQPDDGDRLDLKKAESRSARCSDFSFYPEGVPSRSIVVATSKFPVSHQKAESLNSTMGAASSGRVKPDANSRHERESKSKQRSISPLPTTVLSEVFKEARSIGRRFSTPPPSRKKCDKARAHHELDWRTALELRKAFDKSRPRKGTSWARCFDHGGGKVTALETTEKWNADLSQLYFGLRFACGAHSRLYHGVFNDKPVAVKMISQPDDDENGVMAARLEKQFTREVTMLSHLDHRNVIKLAGAYKQPPVFCIITEYLSGGSLRAFLHKLDHKSLPLQRLIAIALDIARGMEYVHSQGVIHRDLKPENILFDQDFCIKIVDFGIACEEAYCDALTEDPGTYRWMAPEMIKHKPYGRKVDVYSFGLLLWEMVTGTIPYEDMTPIQAAFAVVNKNLRPIIPLDCPSPLHALIEQCWAVVPDKRLEFWQIVKVLEQFQSAVTQDGTLNQLQHLTCQDHKKRLLDWIQKLRTPLHANSSKPRLP is encoded by the exons ATGGAGGAGGAgcgcagctcttgggtgctgaggGCGAAGTATTCCCACACGCCGCACCACCGAACGAGCTCGGACCCTGATGTGGTCCTGCTTCCGGATCCCAAGGAATCGAATTCGGATACCGCGTGTTTGCTCTCGGGCAGGTCCTCGGTCCGATCTGGCTCTGATCCCTCGCGGAGCCTGAAGAACTCGAGCGCGGAATCGTCGGCGAAGATATCCGCAAACGGGTCGAGTTCCCAACCTGATGATGGCGATCGATTGGACTTGAAGAAGGCGGAGAACCGGAGCGCCAGGTGTTCTGATTTCTCCTTCTATCCGGAAGGAGTCCCATCTCGTTCTATCGTGGTTGCGACCTCGAAGTTTCCGGTTTCTCATCAGAAAGCCGGGAGCTTGAATTCTACGATGGGCGCTGCTTCTTCTGGAAGGGTTAAACCAGATGCCAACTCCCGCTCGAGTTCCCAACCTGATGATGGCGATCGATTGGACTTGAAGAAGGCGGAGAGCCGGAGCGCCAGGTGTTCTGATTTCTCCTTCTATCCGGAAGGAGTCCCATCTCGTTCTATCGTGGTTGCGACCTCGAAGTTTCCGGTTTCTCATCAGAAAGCCGGGAGCTTGAATTCTACGATGGGCGCTGCTTCTTCTGGAAGGGTTAAACCAGATGCCAACTCCCGCTCGAGTTCCCAACCTGATGATGGCGATCGATTGGACTTGAAGAAGGCTGAGAGCCGGAGCGCCAGGTGTTCTGATTTCTCCTTCTATCCGGAAGGAGTCCCATCTCGATCTATCGTGGTTGCGACCTCGAAGTTTCCGGTTTCTCATCAGAAAGCCGAGAGCTTGAATTCTACGATGGGCGCTGCTTCTTCTGGAAGGGTTAAACCAGATGCCAACTCCCGTCACGAGCGGGAGTCGAAATCCAAGCAAAGGTCAATATCACCTCTTCCAACCACCGTCCTCTCCGAGGTCTTTAAAGAAGCTCGTTCGatcggaaggagattctccacccCGCCGCCTTCGAGGAAAAAGTGCGATAAAGCTCGTGCGCATCACGAGCTTGATTGGAGAACAGCTTTGGAACTGAGGAAAGCCTTTGATAAGTCGAGGCCCAGGAAGGGAACTTCTTGGGCGAGGTGCTTCGACCATGGGGGAGGGAAGGTCACTGCCTTGGAGACGACCGAGAAATGGAATGCCGATCTTTCCCAATTGTACTTTGGGCTTAGGTTTGCCTGCGGTGCTCACAGTAGGCTATACCACGGTGTCTTTAACGATAAGCCTGTTGCTGTGAAGATGATTAGTCAACCCGATGATGACGAAAATGGAGTGATGGCTGCACGACTGGAGAAGCAGTTCACGAGAGAAGTGACAATGTTATCACATCTCGATCACCGCAATGTGATTAAG CTTGCAGGGGCTTATAAACAGCCACCAGTCTTTTGTATCATCACTGAGTATCTTTCTGGAGGCTCTTTAAGAGCATTTCTGCACAAGCTTGACCACAAATCTCTTCCTTTACAAAGATTAATTGCAATTGCCTTAGATATCGCACGAGGAATGGAATATGTTCATTCACAAGGGGTTATCCATCGTGACCTGAAACCTGAGAACATTCTATTTGATCAAGACTTCTGCATTAAAATTGTTGATTTTGGAATAGCATGTGAGGAAGCATATTGTGACGCACTTACAGAGGACCCTGGAACTTATCGCTGGATGGCACCTGAGATGATCAAACATAAGCCTTATGGGCGGAAAGTTGATGTTTACAGCTTTGGCTTACTTCTGTGGGAGATGGTGACAGGGACAATTCCATATGAGGATATGACACCAATCCAAGCAGCTTTTGCAGTGGTTAATAAG AACTTGAGGCCAATCATTCCTCTTGATTGTCCTTCACCTCTTCACGCCCTCATAGAGCAATGCTGGGCAGTAGTTCCCGATAAGAGGCTCGAATTTTGGCAGATTGTAAAGGTATTGGAGCAGTTTCAATCTGCTGTCACTCAGGATGGAACATTAAATCAGCTTCAACACTTGACCTGCCAGGATCACAAGAAACGGTTACTCGATTGGATCCAAAAGCTCAGAACTCCCTTGCATGCAAATAGCTCAAAACCCCGATTGCCCTAA